The Selenihalanaerobacter shriftii genome includes a window with the following:
- the larE gene encoding ATP-dependent sacrificial sulfur transferase LarE has protein sequence MINLSKEAERKYNKLKGYLANLENLVIGFSGGVDSTFLLKVAYDVLGDNVLAITSSAETYPDEQLKEAKDLVEEIGAPHLVTYTEELDNEKFVKNPPRRCYYCKSELFKSLKKIAKEEGYNNVADGANYDDISDYRPGADAARELEILSPLKEIGFTKDNIREVSKELGLPTWDKPAFACLSSRFPYGDEITVDKLEMVDQAEAYLRQYSWQQLRVRHHDENTARIELNSEDFEQLLDLREELIAKFKEIGYVYITMDLEGYRTGSMNEVLNQ, from the coding sequence ATGATTAACTTATCAAAAGAGGCGGAAAGGAAATATAATAAACTTAAAGGTTATTTGGCTAATTTAGAGAATTTAGTTATTGGTTTTTCTGGAGGAGTAGATAGTACTTTCTTACTTAAAGTTGCTTATGATGTATTAGGTGATAATGTATTGGCTATTACTTCTAGCGCTGAAACTTATCCGGATGAGCAATTAAAAGAAGCGAAAGATTTGGTAGAAGAGATTGGTGCACCACATTTAGTTACTTATACTGAAGAATTAGATAATGAAAAATTTGTAAAAAACCCTCCGAGACGTTGTTATTATTGTAAATCTGAATTATTTAAGTCTTTAAAGAAGATAGCTAAAGAAGAAGGTTATAATAACGTAGCTGATGGGGCAAATTATGATGATATAAGTGATTATAGGCCTGGAGCCGATGCTGCTAGGGAGTTAGAAATATTAAGTCCTTTAAAAGAGATAGGCTTTACTAAAGATAATATTCGTGAGGTATCCAAAGAATTAGGATTACCGACTTGGGATAAACCTGCTTTTGCTTGTCTATCTTCTCGCTTTCCATATGGTGATGAAATAACTGTTGATAAATTGGAGATGGTTGATCAAGCTGAGGCTTACTTACGTCAATATTCCTGGCAACAATTAAGAGTTCGTCATCATGATGAAAATACGGCTCGGATTGAATTAAATTCTGAAGATTTTGAGCAATTATTGGATTTGCGAGAAGAGCTAATTGCTAAATTTAAAGAAATTGGTTATGTTTATATTACCATGGACTTAGAAGGCTATCGAACTGGAAGTATGAATGAAGTACTAAATCAGTAA